The following coding sequences are from one Triticum aestivum cultivar Chinese Spring chromosome 5A, IWGSC CS RefSeq v2.1, whole genome shotgun sequence window:
- the LOC123106876 gene encoding cation/H(+) antiporter 15-like: MDTDAAVNVTAAAAKAAADATATVKPVAAACYDNNLVNSQGMFLGDQPLRFALPLLLIQVSLILLLSAAAHHVLRRLGQSRFVTHMLVGILLGPSVLGRNHELRGALFSERGTYILESVSLVALILFLFSMGVKTDMSLLRRPSGRAVAVGLAGSVVPLAITLPVFHMLQPTLPADLRGSSLITEIAVRLSLSSFPVIADALAELDLLNSELGRIALTASLITDVTSWFLRACFAAAFLVTEAKSPAFTTNILASFVGFVFFVAFVARPAGRYIAYKRTPAGDLLSEGSFVVVVIAALLSALVTDVIGFKYMIGPMMLGLAIPGGMPIGATMTERLDSFFIALFLPVYMALAGYRTDFSELGGHEEKWCALELFVALCVAGKMVGCIAAGLFFAMPIGEATALALMLNIRGIVEVAAINNWGDTMKATAEHYSTLTLSMVLITAAATPLIKILYDPTGRFARAKRRTMEGARPNAELRVMACLYTEDHAAPLIDLLEASGANHDFPVSLIVLHLTELVGRAASVLKPHKKSSTSTASSPSDRIVNAFRHFEQQAAPGAVTVSPYVAQSPYSSMHHDVCSLAHSRKANLILLPFHKSSDGARSTANSAVRSANRAVLQYAPCSVAILVDHGLASGSACATASNRNLLQRVALYFLGGPDDREALAYAARMPESGGTSVTVVRIKLRNWVGMGGHDEVRDEEVLQEFWQRYREDERVVYVEKTVEDGEGTASVVRSMSDKFDLVIVGRRGEDRDVEGSALTSGLSEWSECPELGVLGDMLATAEFASKVSILVIQQQAGITTGGDADYQ, from the coding sequence ATGGACACGGACGCCGCCGTGAACGTGACGGCGGCCGCGGCCAAGGCAGCGGCCGATGCCACGGCGACGGTGAAGCCCGTGGCGGCGGCGTGCTATGACAACAACCTGGTGAACTCGCAGGGCATGTTCCTGGGGGACCAGCCGCTGCGCTTCGCCCTCCCGCTCCTCCTCATCCAGGTCTCCCTCATCCTCCTGCTCTCCGCCGCCGCCCACCACGtgctccgccgcctcggccagTCCCGCTTCGTCACCCACATGCTCGTCGGCATCCTCCTCGGCCCCTCCGTGCTCGGCCGCAACCACGAGCTCCGCGGCGCCCTCTTCTCCGAGCGCGGCACCTACATCCTCGAGAGCGTCTCGCTCGTCGCGCTCATCCTCTTCTTGTTTTCCATGGGCGTCAAGACGGACATGAGCCTGCTCCGCCGCCCCAGCGGCCGCGCCGTCGCCGTTGGCCTCGCTGGCTCCGTCGTCCCGCTCGCCATCACGCTCCCGGTGTTCCACATGCTACAGCCCACCCTCCCCGCCGACCTTCGCGGCTCGTCGCTCATCACCGAGATCGCCGTGCGCCTCTCGCTCTCCTCCTTCCCCGTCATCGCCGACGCGCTCGCCGAGCTCGACCTCCTCAACTCCGAGCTCGGTCGCATCGCGCTCACCGCGTCCCTCATCACCGACGTCACCTCCTGGTTCCTCCGAGCCTGCTTCGCCGCGGCGTTCCTCGTCACGGAGGCCAAGTCGCCCGCATTCACTACCAACATCCTCGCCTCCTTCGTCGGCTTCGTCTTCTTCGTCGCCTTCGTGGCACGCCCCGCCGGACGCTACATCGCCTACAAGCGCACGCCGGCGGGTGACCTCCTATCGGAGGGTTCCTTCGTCGTCGTGGTGATCGCGGCACTCCTGTCGGCGCTGGTGACGGATGTGATCGGGTTCAAGTACATGATCGGGCCGATGATGCTGGGGCTCGCGATCCCCGGTGGCATGCCGATCGGCGCCACCATGACGGAGCGGCTCGACTCCTTCTTCATCGCGCTCTTCCTCCCCGTGTATATGGCGCTCGCCGGCTACCGCACAGACTTCTCAGAGCTGGGCGGCCACGAGGAGAAATGGTGCGCGCTGGAGCTGTTCGTGGCCCTATGCGTCGCCGGAAAGATGGTGGGCTGCATAGCCGCGGGGCTCTTCTTCGCCATGCCGATCGGAGAGGCCACGGCTCTGGCGCTCATGCTCAACATCCGGGGCATCGTGGAGGTGGCCGCCATCAACAACTGGGGAGACACAATGAAGGCCACTGCCGAGCATTACTCGACGCTGACCTTGTCCATGGTGCTCATCACGGCAGCGGCCACGCCGCTCATCAAGATCCTCTACGACCCGACAGGGAGGTTCGCGAGGGCCAAGCGGCGGACCATGGAGGGCGCTCGGCCCAACGCGGAGCTCCGTGTGATGGCCTGCCTCTACACGGAGGACCACGCCGCGCCGCTCATCGACCTCCTCGAGGCCTCCGGCGCGAACCACGACTTCCCCGTCTCCCTCATCGTGCTCCACCTCACCGAGCTCGTCGGCCGCGCCGCCTCCGTGCTCAAGCCGCACAAGAAGTCGTCCACGTCCACCGCATCATCGCCGTCGGACCGCATCGTGAACGCGTTCCGCCACTTCGAGCAGCAGGCGGCGCCGGGGGCGGTGACGGTGAGCCCCTACGTCGCCCAGTCTCCCTACAGCTCCATGCACCATGACGTGTGCTCGCTAGCGCACAGCCGGAAGGCCAACCTCATCCTCCTCCCGTTCCACAAGTCCTCGGACGGGGCGCGCAGCACGGCCAACTCCGCCGTCCGCTCCGCCAACCGCGCCGTGCTCCAGTACGCGCCCTGCTCCGTCGCCATCCTCGTGGACCACGGCCTTGCGTCCGGGTCTGCGTGCGCCACGGCGTCCAACAGGAACCTGCTCCAGAGGGTGGCCCTCTACTTCCTGGGGGGACCCGACGACCGGGAGGCGCTGGCGTACGCGGCGAGGATGCCGGAGAGCGGGGGGACGTCGGTGACGGTGGTGCGGATCAAGCTGCGGAACTGGGTTGGGATGGGCGGGCACGACGAGGTGAGGGACGAGGAGGTGCTCCAGGAATTCTGGCAAAGGTACAGGGAAGACGAGAGGGTGGTGTACGTGGAGAAGACGGTGGAGGACGGGGAGGGGACAGCGTCGGTGGTGAGGTCCATGAGCGACAAGTTCGACCTGGTCATCGTCGGACGGAGAGGGGAGGACAGGGACGTCGAGGGGTCGGCGCTCACAAGCGGCCTCTCGGAGTGGAGCGAGTGCCCGGAGCTGGGCGTGCTCGGTGACATGCTCGCCACCGCGGAGTTCGCGTCCAAAGTGTCCATCCTCGTCATCCAGCAGCAGGCCGGGATTACCACCGGCGGCGATGCCGACTATCAATGA